From Drosophila subpulchrella strain 33 F10 #4 breed RU33 unplaced genomic scaffold, RU_Dsub_v1.1 Primary Assembly Seq354, whole genome shotgun sequence, the proteins below share one genomic window:
- the LOC119560157 gene encoding uncharacterized protein LOC119560157, with protein sequence MRPRKRHNYNFRFRWLALDGNLIFGFCVLCLFCVGYELNNRSFQWIKSFIRRLLSSIKQSLNFYHAWLLEFPYLRLAKPKIVFHCEEQTDFTYQGSLTVEEGVEESLEESLVEVKDIYEEVSRLRLRVNRLNHLLGTNISDCPTIDLCKSDQILLTMPNEDHPEILQMQIASKKLAHQLIQLQPVRKAADVAIRIVRNDHCRNKKLELQLQNRIQELNSFKLKFEKYQGLCLQRFRFLEEEKYCGRAFGKYLNKSTELVKKNHNKLIIRNEYEPLRQDALKVIDNLRRASENLRDHLSDEITNKKQQLFQNI encoded by the exons ATGCGTCCGCGCAAGCGGCATAACTATAACTTCCGATTCCGTTGGCTGGCTTTGGATGGGAAT ttaatttttggtttttgcgTTCTCTGCTTATTTTGTGTTGGTTACGAGTTGAACAATAGATCATTTCAATGGATCAAGAGTTTTATTCGGAGACTATTGAGCTCAATAAAAcaaagtttaaatttttaccaTGCATGGCTCCTGGAATTCCCGTACTTGCGACTT GCTAAACCGAAAATTGTATTCCATTGCGAGGAACAGACAGATTTCACTTACCAAGGATCGTTGACTGTTGAAGAAGGGGTGGAAGAATCACTTGAAGAAAGTCTTGTGGAAGTCAAAGATATTTACGAAGAAGTTAGCCGCTTAAGGCTGCGCGTAAATCGGCTCAATCACCTACTTGGCACAAATATATCGGACTGTCCAACTATTGATCTCTGTAAGAGCGATCAAATATTATTGACGATGCCTAACGAGGACCATCCCGAGATCCTTCAGATGCAGATTGCAAGTAAAAAACTTGCTCATCAGCTGATTCAGCTGCAACCGGTCCGAAAAGCAGCAGATGTGGCCATCCGAATTGTACGCAATGATCACTGCAGGAACAAGAAATTAGAGCTTCAATTACAGAATAGAATTCAGGAACTGAACTCCTTTAAGCTCAAATTCGAGAAATATCAGGGACTATGCCTGCAACGGTTTCGATTCTTGGAAGAGGAAAAATACTGTGGCAGGGCATTTGGAAAATATCTTAATAAGTCGACGGAGTTAGTAAAGAAGAATCATAATAAACTGATAATTAGGAATGAATATGAGCCTTTAAGGCAAGATGCCCTTAAAGTGATAGATAATTTAAGGAGGGCGTCGGAGAATTTAAGAGACCATCTGTCTGATGAGATAACTAACAAAAAACAGCAACTTTTCCAGaacatataa
- the LOC119560549 gene encoding uncharacterized protein LOC119560549 — MSQISHGSHVSQAIQSEGSDEDEQRHVDLPVYPKPLPDRDLSYRPDENGFTMVEKAALRNAWRLIEPFQRRFGKENFYRFLTQHENLINIFRRDGKINLSKLHGHAMAMMKLMSRLVQTLDTNLEFRMALDENLPKHLQNGIDPDYMKMLATALKRYILESSVIENHNSCTLTNALTHLVQIVGEYAQVDVARKRALSTALRTTVDESGNKVIKIIT; from the exons ATGAGCCAAATAAGCCACGGTAGCCACGTTAGCCAAGCTATTCAATCTGAAGGAAGTGATGAGGATGAGCAACGTCATGTGGACTTACCAGTTTATCCGAAGCCGCTGCCTGATCGCGATTTAAGCTACAGACCTGATGAGAATGGCTTTACAATGGTGGAGAAGGCGGCCTTGCGCAATGCCTGGCGTTTGATTGAGCCATTCCAGCGCCGATTTGGCAAGGAAAATTTCTATAG ATTCCTTACGCAGCACGAGAACCTCATAAACATCTTTAGGCGAGATGGAAAAATCAACCTTAGTAAGCTACATGGTCACGCCATGGCAATGATGAAGCTGATGTCGAGGCTGGTTCAAACGCTGGATACTAATCTAGAATTCCGCATGGCCTTGGATGAAAACCTTCCGAAGCATCTGCAAAATGGCATCGATCCCGACTACATGAAG ATGCTGGCCACTGCCCTAAAGAGATATATTCTTGAGTCTTCTGTAATCGAAAATCACAACTCCTGTACTCTAACTAACGCCCTGACCCATTTGGTGCAGATCGTCGGGGAATACGCCCAAGTGGATGTGGCCAGAAAACGAGCCTTGTCGACTGCCCTCAGAACCACAGTCGACGAGAGTGGCAACaaagtcataaaaataattaccTGA